In Flavobacteriales bacterium, one genomic interval encodes:
- a CDS encoding 1-acyl-sn-glycerol-3-phosphate acyltransferase, giving the protein MKKWLGKTILGLFGWKISGSVPKELKRMVMVAAPHTSNWDYSIAILSFWYIGIRMRYFIKDAYTRSVFGFLFRASGAIGVDRSRRGNLTSFAIEQLLENDEMVILVPAEGTRSRVDKWKTGFYHIAIQAEVPIVLGYVDYEKRIAGIGPVYYPTGDFETDMAHIEDFYRDKAGRYPEKYNPSIY; this is encoded by the coding sequence ATGAAGAAGTGGTTAGGAAAGACCATTCTGGGACTTTTCGGTTGGAAGATCAGCGGGTCGGTTCCCAAGGAACTCAAACGAATGGTCATGGTGGCTGCACCGCATACCAGTAACTGGGATTACTCCATTGCCATACTGTCGTTCTGGTACATCGGTATTCGTATGCGGTATTTCATCAAGGACGCCTACACCCGGTCTGTATTCGGCTTTTTATTTCGCGCTTCTGGTGCTATTGGGGTCGATCGAAGTCGACGTGGAAACCTCACTTCGTTCGCTATTGAGCAACTCCTAGAAAATGACGAAATGGTGATCTTGGTTCCGGCCGAAGGCACTCGCTCCCGCGTCGATAAGTGGAAGACCGGATTCTATCACATCGCTATTCAGGCCGAGGTTCCGATCGTGTTGGGCTATGTCGATTACGAAAAGCGCATCGCCGGTATCGGTCCGGTTTATTACCCTACGGGAGATTTTGAAACCGATATGGCGCATATTGAAGATTTTTACCGCGATAAGGCGGGGCGCTACCCTGAAAAGTACAATCCGAGTATTTATTGA